GCTGTATTCCAAAGTCCTCTAATATTGCCATAAATAATTCTTCTGGGGATAGATTTGGGAAGAGAATATAAGCATACTCCACATTATCAGGAATTTGACTGAGGAATTTGCGAATTGTTATTGTTTTTCCTGTTCCAGGTTCTCCTATAATTACTGCAAAACCCTCTTCTGAGCTAAGTAGATACTCAAGGGAAGCAAGGGCTTCCTGATGGACAGATGACATATAGAAAAAATCCACATCAGGTGTAAGTTTAAACGGATTTTCCTTTAAATTAAAAAACTCTAAAAAATCCATCATTTCCCTGTCCTTTTTATTATTGCAGTCAGTTTATACTTTTTTAGCTTATTTTTTATCTTAATGGCTTTTTTCTTATCCTCAGCCCTGATTACAACAAGACTAAGTCCTTTTTTAGTCTTAATTACAGTTATATTTGGAAACTCTTTTTTTAGTCTCTCAGCAAATTTCTTTGCGTTATCAAAATTCCTGAATGCAGCCACCTGAACAAGATAATTATAAACTGGCTGATAAAACTTTATTTCAGGTGTATTAAAAGATAATTTATCTAACTGCTGATTAATCTCCTGAATAATACTTTTTTCATCAAAATTTACCTTTTTAACAAGGGGTTTTTTATTTTTTTTCGGTTTAGGCTTAATAGGTAAACCTTCTGTAATTATACCTTCTTCAGGTAATTTTTTGTCTAATTTTTTGATTTTTTCTACTATTTCTTTCTCTTTTGGAGAATTAAAATAATTAAATCCGTAATAAATTCCGTATGAAATTACACTTATAATTGCAAAAACAACAATTCCCATTAAAACAGGCTTTAAAAAATTCGGTTTATATCCTAAGTCTTTTGGCTCTATAGGAAATTTGCCTATTCTCAGGATGGTATTTTCTGCCTCTTCTATAGAACCACCTGTCATTTTGTAAAGTATTTTCAAGGCTTTTCCTTCAATCTGGGAACCATATTTATCTGTGAAATATTTTTTGAACTCTTTAAACTCAGGAGGTTTAACCTCAAGAATAAAATTTATATTGCCTTCTATTTTTCCTATCTTAAATGGGTTTAGCTTTTCCTTCAGCTGTGGTGTGCCTATCACAAAAACAGATAATTTCTCCTTTATATTTAATAGATGTGCAAGTTCTGACAGCTCTTTTTCTGTCAAATTTTGTGCATTGTTTATAACAATAAATACTCTGCCATCAAAATTTTCCAGAAAATCTATAAATTTAATTAAAAATTCCTCTTTGGATATTTCTGCATCTGCTTCTATCCCAAGGGCTGAAAGGATTTCATTTTTCCATAAAGGTGTAGCTTCAATGAAGATTTTTTTATCAAATGATGAAGAAAGATTATTGATTGCACTGGTTATAACATATTTTTTACCTATACCTTTTTTGCCATAAAGAATTCCAAAAATATTGCTATCTTTTAGAAGATTAAATATAAGCAGATATATATCCTTTTTTTGCTGCCCGTATATCTTTGAGAGCATTAAATCTCCCTACAGGTTAAAAATTTATTAAATTTTAACATTTTCACAACTTATAATATTTTCTATGGAAAAGATTAAACTAACTAACTATGAAGATAAATATCTGGACACAGTTATTGATATACTGATGGATGCTTATCAGGATATTCCTGAATATGGAGAGGCCAATCGTAAACAGGCTAAAAGATATATCAAATGGCTAAAAAAACATTCCACATTTTTCAAAATATTATTTTATGAAGATGAGCCTGCAGCTTTTATTGTAGGAGATGGGAACTGGATTGATATTGAAGGGAAACATGTAGGAGAAATCCATGAACTTTCTGTAAAAAAGAAGTTCTGGGGCAAAAGATTAGGAGATTTCCTTTTAAACAAGGTTCTACAACACTTTAAAGAGCTTGGATTAAAAAAATCTGGACTATGGGTTGGGGAAAAAAATAAACGGGCAATAGATTTTTATAAAAAACACGGATTTCAGGAAACAGGGATAAAGTATTATGGCTGGGTAAGAATGGAGAAAAATCTGTAAAGAAATCTATAGTTATTTATTAATTCCTCAATAGAAATACTTTCCCTGTCTGAATGGGAAATTGATAAATCTGCAAAACCAAAAATTACACATTCAAACCCTGCTTTATGGTAATTGGAAGCATCTGTCCAGGAGGGCATAATACCTTCTTTTGCTTCGGTGTTAAATTCATTCTGATATGCTTTTTTCAATAGACCAATTAGCTGTCCTTTTTTAAATCTGTTAAACTCTTCATAATCCTCAATAATAACTTCTATCTGTGTGTCCATATTATCTATAACATCTGTAAGCCTACTTTCTATGTCAGAAACAAACTCATTTTCAAATATCTTAAACTCACACAAAACCTCTGCTTTATCAGGAACAGCATAATGTTCCCAGCCACTATTAAATCGGAGGATATTAACAGGTCTGTTTAACTCTTTTTCAATAAGATTTATTGCCTTAAAGGCTTCTTTTGCAGGATTTTTGAACTTTTCAAACTCAGAGGCGTGGGCAGACGGTAGGTTGACCTTGAGGCGAAATTCATAGGTTCCCATCTGGGCAGTGCATAGCTTACCGTAGGTTGGTTCTAAAACAAGAATGCTTTCAACAGGCTCTAAAACCTTTATTAACTCCTGTGAACCAAGGGCAGTGTTCTGCTCCTCATCCACCGTAAAAGCAATGGATACAGGGACAAAGCCATACTTTTTATAAAAATCCTCAAGGGCTATTATGAGGGCTGCTATTAAGCCTTTTGTATCTGCAGCACCTCTACCGTATATTCTGCCATTTTTTTCATAAGGCCTAAAAGGGTCTTTCATATTGATAGGTGGAACAGTATCTACATGGATGTTAATTAAAATTGGCTTTTCAGGAAAAATGCTGTAAATGTTGTAGAGATTATTTTTATTTATTTTCTGGTCTTCAAATTTTATAAAATTTAGTCTGTCTTTTAGATATTCCTGTATCTGTGAACAATCCCTGTGGGAAGGTATGGATATCAGTTTAAAAAGCTCATCTTTAAGCCTTTTTTCTAAACTGAGTATCTCTGCTCTCTCCATGGGTCTCCAAGAATATGATATCCTCTCTGTTCCCAGAACCCCGGTCTATTCTCAGGCATAAACTCAATACCTGACACAAATTTTGCACTTTTCCATGAGTATAGTTTGGGAACAATAAGCCTCAACGGATAACCATGGTCTGCAGGTAAAGGTTTGCCAAATAGCTTATAAGCGAATATCACATCTTCATCAAAGAAATATTCAAGGGGGATATTAGTAGTATAGCCATCTAAAGAATGTATCATCACTGCTTTTGCAGTATCTTTTATATTTACTAACTTTTTAATCTCATCAACATGAAAGCCTATCCATTCAACATCAGGATAGCTCCATCTGGTAACACAATGGAAATCAGCTATCAGCTCTACCTTTTCCAGCTCCAGAATATCATCCCAGGTTAAAACAACAGGCTCTTCAACCTCTCCGAAGATTTTTAACCTGTAAGAAGATAAATCTATATCAGGAGGGTCGGATATACCAAGGATATGGAGTTTACTTGTCCAGTGCTGCCCAGGAGGGAGCCTATCTGTTCTACTGTTTATGGGACTAACTATTCTTCTCAACTTTGATTACCACTACAAGTAGGACATATTCCGGTAAATACTACATCCCACGTTTCCACTGAATATCCTTTTTTGTTCAGAATGTCTGTTTTCATTTCAACAATCCCTTCTGTTTCTATATCATAAATACTATTACACTGGGCACATTTAAAATGAAAGTGTCTGTCTATTCTCCCATCAAATCTACTTTGTTTTCCATCATTCAACTCTAATATAAGCCCTTCTTCTTTAAGAATTTTCAAGTTTCTATAAACTGTACCAAGGCTTATATTAGGGATAACTTCTCTTGCCCTTTCATATATCCAGTCTGCTGTTGGATGGATATCAGTAGACCTTAAAATATCCAGAATAACCTTTCTTTGCTGGGTATTTCTTCTTTTAATCTCTTTCATTTACCTCACCTTTTTTAGTTTCATTAATTAATATTAATAGTAATCTAATCTGTTTTAAAGTATGATATAAAACAGGAAAAACACAACTTATATATTATAAACCATCAGGGAGGCAAGATGAAAAGGGCTAAAATCGTCGCAACATTGGGACCAGCCACAAACACAGAAAGTAGAATAAAAGAATTAATCAAAAATGGTGTAGATGTCTTTAGATTTAACTTTTCCCATGGAGACCATCCAACCCACAGGGAAAATCTTGAAAAAATCAGAAAGGTATCAAAAAAACTAAAAAAAGAAGTTGCTATCCTCCAAGACCTGTCGGGTCCCAAAATAAGAGTAGGAGAAGTAAAAGAACCTTTTTATCTACATTATGAAGATGAGATATGGATAGTTAAAGATAATATCGTAGGAAATAAAGATAAAATAACAATAAACCATCCTGAAATATTAGACAAACTCAAGAAAGGCGACAGAATATACATAGCAGATGGCACAATCAGGCTGGAAGTTATCAAAAAAACCCAGAAAGGAGTTTTATGTAAGGTTCTGGTTGGTGGGATGGTTTCATCCCGTAAAGGTGTAAATTTTCCAAATATAAAACTGGATATCCCAGCTTTAACAGAAAAGGACAAAAAAGACCTGAAATTTGGTATTGAGATTGGGATTGATATTGTTGCCCTTTCCTTTGTAAAAACAGCAAAGGATGTTCAGGAAGCCAAAAAGTATGTAAAAAAATTTGGTGGGGATGTTCCTGTATTTGCAAAAATAGAAAAACATGAAGCAATAGAACATATAGATGAAATAATAGATGAAGCAGATGGGATAATGGTTGCCAGAGGTGATTTAGGGGTTGAGATAGACATGGAAAAAGTTCCTGTCCTTCAAAAAATGATTATCAAAAAATGTAATGAAAAAGGTAAACCTGTTATAACAGCAACCCAGATGCTAACCTCAATGCTTACTTCACCCAGACCAACAAGGGCTGAAGTCTCAGATATAGCCAATGCTGTTTTAGATGGAACAGACGCAGTAATGCTGTCTGATGAAACGGCAGTGGGGAAATATCCTGTGGAAGCTGTAAAGGTAATGAAAAGAACCATTGAGGAAACAGAAAAGATATATCCGTTTTATCAGGATAGACCTGTTGAGGATACAACAACAGCCATAGCTTCTGCAGGTAGCTCACTTGCAAAAGATGTTAATGCCAGCTCAATAGTGGCATTTACAAAATCAGGTAGAACAGCCATAAATGTTGCTAAATTCAGACCTGCCTGCAGAATTCTGGGGATTACACACGATATAAAGGTCTTAAGAAGACTGAATATAGTCTGGGGAGTTGAGCCTTATATGGTAATAGAAGAGGAACTGGACACAGATGATATGCTCAGAAGATTTGTTAAACAGGCTTATAAAAAGGATTTCAGCAAAAAGGATATTATTGTTGCTCTGCTTGGTTATGTAGGAGGGCTTACAGGCTCAACCAGCATAGTCAGGATAATAAGAGATAAAGACCTTAAACAGCTACTTGGCAAATAATATTATATCAGCCCTTCTGTTATTGCCTTTATCCCTTCCAGTCCTTTCATTGGGAGGGATATATGCTTTGAAGATGGGACATCATAATCCCGTGGATTTATTCTTATAAGAGTTCCATTGTATCTGTAAGCAATACTTTCGGATGTTACTCTAACTGTTGGAACCGCTTTTCCAGCTCCTATCTCAACAATTGCAAGTTTGTAATCCATGTCGTATATATGTTCAAGCCAGTTTTCAAATCTAAATTCCTGTCCCTGCGTTCTGTGGGAAATCCATTCCCAGTCTCCAAACATCAGTATATTCGGCCGTGCTATCTCTCCACAATGGATACATCTTGGTAGAGGTTCTTTTGCCTCAAATTTTTCCATATCTATCTCAACTTCTATGTCATCTGCGGGCCATATATCATCTGTGCAGGGTAATGTGCACTGGAGATGATGAATTGAACCGTGTATCTCAACAATTCTTTTTTCATCATAACCGGCTTTCTGGAACTGACCATCAACATTGGAGGTAAAAACAAAATATTTTCCTTTTTTGCTTTCACCTAACTTTCTGAGTATATGAAATCCTTCATGTGGCTGTGTCTTCCTGTATAGATTAAGTCTGTGTCCATAAAAAGCCCATGCCAGCTTTGGATTTTCTTTAAACCATCTTGGATTGGCAAGCTCTTCAAATCTAAGTCCCAGCTTCTTGGCAATAGGATAGGCTCTCCAGAAACCCTCTGTTCCCCTGAAATCAGGCAGACCACTATCAACTCCAATACCTGCCCCTGCAGTAATCAGCAGGGCATCTGCCTCTTTTAAAACCTCTTTAGCTTGCTGAATATTTTTTTCTAAATCCATAGCGAATAACTTTATTTATGTTCCAAAATATTTTACGCTATTTCATAAGTTAAAGAAATAATGTTGCCTAAGCATTCCTGATTAAATTTTCTATCAAATTATTAATCCCTTTTCTCTGACTTCTTGGAACAACGGTATTAAAAGATATTTAGTCCATTCTTCTTTTGAGACAACTACAGGGCTTATATTGGTATCCAATTTCCAATTAATTTCAGTTATTTTATTAATGATTTTTTTCTTCATTTTCCAATTTAAATCTGGAATTATTATTAGTAAATCTAAATCACTTCCCTGTGTATGTTCTCCATAAATTTTTGAGCCATATACAAAAATTTCCCCTCCATTGAAATTTTGACTTAAAAATTCCTTAATTTCTTTTAATGCTTTTTCTTCCTTATATGTAAAACTAACTTTAACTAATTTCTTCATATATTTCCTCTCTAAGTTCTTCAATAGACTTATCTGTTTCAAGAATACCGAATAATCTGTCTAAAGCTCTTTTTACTAATTCCTCTTCTTCTAATTCCCTTATTAATTTCTCAATTTTATCTGGAGGTAGATGTGTTGATATTTCTATTTCCCTTTCGTTATCTGATTTTATTATTACCTTAGTCATTATTTAAACCTCTAAATTTAATTTCATAAAATTAAACATAATCTTTTATACTTTAAAGTCCAGACAAAATATTTTTATAATATTTTCATCTTTAGAATTTCTCTAATTCTGTTTGAGATTACTCTGACAGCTTCTTCCATGATTAGTTTTCCGTATTTTTCTTTGGCAAGCCATGGGGCTGATTCCATTCTGCCATCTGGATAGGCCTGTTTGAATTCTTCACGGGAAAGTGGGTAATAAATCTGATTTCTCGGTTTGGTTAATCTTTTTTTCTCTGATGGTTTTGTTTTGAAAGCCTCAGGTCTAAGTAATTTTGTTATTGAGACTTCAGATGGAGTGGCATGGTATCCATTTTTATCCTCAAATATATCTCTCTCTATCTCCTGAACTTCAGGAAGTAAAAACCAGGATATAATTTCAAATATTCCTTTTTTGTTTTCATATTTCAGCTGGGTAAAGGCTGTTTTTACAGGCTCTATATTCCCACCATGCCCATTTATAAAAACAATTCTTCTAAAACCATGGTCTAAAAAAGAATTAACAATATCCTTAATTACACCTACCATTGTTTCAGGTGAAAGTGTTACTGTGCCTTTAAAACCCATGTGGTGTTGGGACATACCGTAAGTCAACGTAGGTGCCACCAGAATATCAAGTCTTTTTCCTACCTCTCTGGCAATAGCCTCAGCTGTAATAAAATCCGTCCCAATAAGGCCGTAAGGACTATGCTGCTCCGTTGAACCAATAGGAATAAGAACAATATCCTTTTCCACTAAATATGCTTCTACTTCCACATAAGATAGATTTTCCAGCAGCATCACTCCACCTTCAAAAAGTATTTAAATTTTTTATAGTATCTCAAATTTTTTAGCTGATTTAAATTTGTAAAGCCGCCGTTTTCTTCCCTTAGCTTTATTATTTTCGTTGCAGTTTTTTCTTTTATATATGGGACTTTTATCAAAGTATTTATATCTGCTGTGTTTATATTAATTTTTAATCTGTCAGGTGAAAATACTTTTCCTTTCTGTAAAAAAATCTTATTTATCCCAAAGGATAAACCAACCATCAACAACACCAGCAAGACCTGATATCTAAGTAAGACCCTCTCTGCCATGAAGCTCCCTCTGAAGACCCAGTAGATTTTCTATCAGTTCCATATCTTTGTGTGTTATTCTCACTTCGTTATCTGCTTTTCTCAATGGGAAAGGATATCCTGAGACGGCAAAATAATGCAGGGTGTCCATTATATACTCAGGGGTTATATCTGTATGTTCAGGATTTTCATAAACCTCTATCAGTGATATTGTTCTACCTTCATCATATTTAGAATAAAAATATTTTATACTCACCTCTTTAAGCTGAAAGGCTATCTCCCTTTCTACCATTTCAAATATCTCAGAAAATTCCCATTTTGTCTCTTCAAGATTTAGATAAACCGGTTTTGTATATCCTTCTTCGGTAATATGCTGGTGCAAAATTCTGATATCTGGTAAGGATTTATTAAACAGCTCTGTTGAATGGGAGGTTTTTGCTATTCCAATAACAACAGGCTTCCAGTCAAGTCCGTAAAATAACTTATGAAGAAGCAGCAGATACTCAAAATATGCAAGTTTTGCCAGTGTTGCTTCTACAACATCTGTTCTGTTTCCTTTATTTCCCAGAACTTCAACAAGTCTTGCTATTACTTTATTTTTTATTGAAAAAGCAGCTATATCCTCATCAAATAGATTTTCCTTTAGCTCTTTTATAAACTCACCTGCAACATTTGCTATTTTTCCTTCAAACTCTTCACCAGAAAACCAGTCTGTTTTAGGAAATATCGTTATAAATCTGCTGCTGAGTGTTCCATCTATAAGCAAAAATTCAGGTTTTTCCTTTAAAGCAAGCTTTAACAGAGCTTTCAATTCACACAAAAACATCAGCATTCTGAGATACTGGTCAATAAGCTCTGTTTTTTTTATCACAGAAAGGCCTATTTCACCTACAACCTCTTCTGAGTATTCCTGCTCCTGATGAAAGTTTATTGCATAACCTGCAACTGAATACAGATAAAAACCAAGATAATGTTTTTTGTTCAGAGAGCCGTCCTCTGCTGCTGTTGTTCTAAATACCGGAGATGGTTCATAAGAATTCCATTTTGAAAAAACTTCTTCTTTTGTTATTTCATCAGAAAGTGTTATTGCAAGCTGGGATAATTCCTGTTTTAAACGGTAAGTTTTATTTAAAAGTTCGGGTCTCAAGTGTATCCCCTCTTTTTGAGGATATTATACATCAATCGGGTCATCTCTGTGAGGAACCCAGACCTCACGGAAAAACTTTTGTTCGTTTTTTAGATAATCCTCAGGGACTTTTTTGATTATATTTTCTGCCCATTGTTCTATTTTTTTGCCTCCTTCTTCTCCAAAACGCCAAAAAATATTCTTTTTGTATTCTTCAGGGGTTTCCACTTTTCCTGCCACATAAGGCCAGCCGTTATAGGCAGCAAGTTTAAATGTTTTAAATGTTTCCCAGTCCAGCTGTTCCTCTTTTTTCTTCCTTTTTTCTTCTTCTTCGTGGTATCTCCTTTCTGAATGGGCAAGTCTTTTGAATATGGCATATTTCAGGGCTTCTGCTATTCCTATGGCTTCTGCAAGGTCTTCAGGGTATCCAAGTCTTAATGCTCGGTATTTTTGTAGGGCAGCCATTTTAGGAAATCTGTTCACCAGCATTTATCTCTCCTGATATTTGACTTTTATATCAAAGAATTTACCTAAATAGCTGAATAAGTCATCAGGTTTATTAGCTACCATCATAAGCACCATCATATCCTGAAATGCCACATCATTTTTTGCTTTTATGTTTATGGTTATTTTACCTTTTCCATTTTTTATTATGAAAATAAATCCTTTTATCAGCTCTTTTTCCACAGGATTTGTGGCTTTAGCAAGCTCTTTTTGTAGGTCAGAAAGGATTTTTGATTTTATTTCCTCAGGGGATTTATGCTCCCTTTTTGCCATATCCTCAATCAGCTGTTGTGTAGCCCCTCTGTCTACATACTCAATACTCAAAAACTGAGGCTTTATCTGGAGTAATTTGCTAAAAAGCATCATATAATCTGCAGGATTTGACTGTTTATCATAATCATAGTTAAAGATAATCGGGTCAACATCTTTTAGGCTGAATGAAAATTTCAGATGGAACTTGTCGTTGTAAATTTCAGTATATTTCAGGTGGTAGATTTTTTTATCAGATTGATAAATATAGGATTGTTTCAGGTTAAGATTTATATGAAAATCCTTTGAACTGGCCTCAAAATCTTTAACCTCTGCAGTCAGTTTTATTGGGAATTTAAAATCTTTGTTCTCTCCAAAATCATAAACTTTTATCTCTTTTATCTTTCCTGTGTATCCCTTTTCAGGATAATCCTTTATGGTGATATTTTTTAAAATGGCTGTGTTTGTTATCGGCTCAAAATCGTATTCACCTATTGTTATTTTTTCTTTCAGTTCATCCTGTGAAAGTATTTTATCAACCGTTTCTTTAACCTTTTGAACCCCTGTCCATTTTGCATAAAGATATGTTCCGGATATTCCCAGTAGGATTAAAACAACTGCTCCGATTGCTATCAGTTTTTTGTTCATCCCCTCTCTCCCGTAATTTTTTCATAAAGTTTTGAGATTTCTTCTTTTAGTTTATCAACTCCTTCAAGGGTTGCAAGGGAAACAGGAACAAATGTGTACCCTTTTTCTTCAAAATATCTTTTTAGCCTGTCTATTTCTGTTTTGTCTGACAGGATATCTATTTTGTTTCCTACAACAATCTGTGGTTTTTCAAGTAGCTGTGGGGAGAACTTTTCCATTTCTTTGTTTATTACTTCAAAAGCCTCTTCAGGCTCCCTTTCCCTGTAATCTGATATATCAATCATATGAATTAGAGCCTTTGTCCTTTCTATATGTCTTAAAAACTCATGTCCAAGACCGTGTCCTTCTGCTGCTCCTTCTATAAGTCCGGGGATATCGGCTATAACAACATTCTTTCCATAATCCAGTTTTAAAACACCTAAGACTGGAGCAAGGGTTGTAAATGGATAATCTGCTATCTTTGGTCTTGCATTGGATAAAACAGATATAAGGGTTGATTTTCCAGCATTTGGAAATCCTACTATACCAATATCAGCAATCAGCTTAAGCTCAAGCTCTATCCATTTTTCCTCCCCAGGCTGCCCTTCTTCTGCGTAATCAGGGGACTGGTTTGTTGAGGTTTTAAATGCGGCATTTCCTTTACCACCTTTTCCTCCTTTTGCTACGACAACTGTCTGACCATTTTTTGTAAGGTCTGCTATTATCTCTCCTGTTTCTGCATCTTTTACAACTGTTCCGACAGGAACTTTTATTATAAGGTCTTCCCCATTTTTTCCATGTTTATTACTTCCTGAACCGTGTTGCCCCTTTTGTGCTTTGTAATGCCTTTTATGTTTAAAATCCAGTAGTGTTGTCAGTCTATCATCAGCCTGTAGTATCACATCTCCACCTTTTCCGCCATTACCACCTGCAGGGCCCCCTAAAGGAACAAACTTCTCCCTGCGGAAAGCAACACAGCCATTTCCACCATCTCCACCTTTTACATAAATCTTGGCTTTATCTACAAACTTCATACTTCTCCCTCTGTCTTTTTTTGGGAATAATTTATTCCTGCAGCAATTTTTTGCTAATTATCCTAATTTTATCTCGGTTAGAATACCAAAAGGAACGGCAAGCCCTGTGATAAATCCTGTTCCCGGTTTTAAAAATGGTAGGATATTAAAAATATCCTCTTTTGAATATTCAAAAAATACAGATACAGCCTCAAGGTCATTTCTGTTAATCAGCTTGAAAACTGCCTGTGTGTTTAGCTGTGAAAGGACATACTTGCTTATGTTTGCAGGTCTCTGGGTTATTGCAATAAGGCCAAGGTCAAACTTTCTTCCCTCTGTAGCGATTTTCCTTGCCATTACATAAGAAATATTTGAAGAGCCTGCCTGAATTTCCCCAAATCCTTTTTCTGGGGCAAAGTTCTGGGCTTCTTCCAGAATAACAACACGCTTTTTATCGTCTGATTTTGCCTTTCTGAATATCTCTTTCATCACAAGACCGGCTATATTTACCCTTGTTGTAGGATTTTCTATTTTTTCAAAATCAAAGATAATAAAGTTTTTATTGCTGTTAATTGCTTCAAATAATTCCTGTGTAAGATTTGTATGGTATCTAAGGGCTTCTTCAGGGTAATCTCTCTTTAGCATATCCAGAAAAGTCAAAAGCTCAGACCTGAGTTCTCCTTTTAGCTCTGTCATGTCTACTGCATTTAGTATCGCATCCTCAAGGGAAATTTCTCTAAAACCAATTATCTGGAGGTCAGGCTTAAGGAGTTTTCTGAAATATGCAGCTACCTTTTTTTCTTCATAAGATTTTTCCTGAAAGTTTATTCCGTATTCTTTAAACAGATTTTTTATATCATCAAAATTAACAGGATAAAGTATATCCGGAATTTCTAAGATATGGGGATTTTTAACTGATTTTTTATATTCACCGTATAGGTCTATTATAAATGTCTGGATATCTGAGTATTCCATATTTTCCAGCACCCTCCGAACAAATGTTGTTTTTCCTGAACCTGTAGTTCCCAGCACAGCCATATGCATGGTGTATATCTTTTCCATATCAATAAAGGCATTAAGGGATGTATTAAACAGTTTTCCAAATTTTACAGGCTTGCCCATCTGGTATCCTGCATGGTTTATCTGCATAATGTCTTCTATCTCTTTTTCATCATGAAGGGTGTAAATCAATGAACCGGCCTGGGGCGGTGTCATAGGGGTTTTTAAAATACTTTCTTTCTCTCTGATTTTTTCAGGATTAAATTCTGCAAGTATCTCTATCTGGGCTATGCGTAGGTTTTGATTTTTCTCATTTAAATAGGCAAACAGCAGAGCTTTTCTGAAAAGTTCATCCTTCTGTTCCAAAACAGCTTCTATTTTCTGGGTTTCTGACAGCATTGAACGGGATGCAAAATTATAAAATGTTGAGAACAAAGAACTGTTTAATTCTTTGATAACAGCTATTCTTCCCAGTAAAAAAGCTGTTTCGGAGGTTGGGATTTTTATGTATGTTTGCTGGGGAAGTTCCTCAAACAAAAATGCTTCAACATTTATTGAACTAAGGCTGTTAAGAACAATGCCGGCTATATTCTCAAACAGGTTTATGGATTTTTTCTTAATTTCTTCAAACTGCTGAAGTAATTCTTTTATCTCCTGTTTACTTTCAATTAAAACTGCCGTCTCTATATTTCCATCTTCATAAAGACCTGATTTTGTGATATTTGCAGAGCCTATAACGGCTTTTTGATTATCTATAATTACAAATTTTGAGTGTATGTCTGGATTTAAATAAACTTTGCCGCCGATAGATTTCATCTTTTTAAGAATATCTATATCTGTTATTGCAAAATCCTCAAGTTCAGAACCTCGGATTATCAGTTGAATATC
This genomic window from Persephonella sp. IF05-L8 contains:
- a CDS encoding creatininase family protein, coding for MLLENLSYVEVEAYLVEKDIVLIPIGSTEQHSPYGLIGTDFITAEAIAREVGKRLDILVAPTLTYGMSQHHMGFKGTVTLSPETMVGVIKDIVNSFLDHGFRRIVFINGHGGNIEPVKTAFTQLKYENKKGIFEIISWFLLPEVQEIERDIFEDKNGYHATPSEVSITKLLRPEAFKTKPSEKKRLTKPRNQIYYPLSREEFKQAYPDGRMESAPWLAKEKYGKLIMEEAVRVISNRIREILKMKIL
- a CDS encoding helix-hairpin-helix domain-containing protein, with the protein product MAERVLLRYQVLLVLLMVGLSFGINKIFLQKGKVFSPDRLKININTADINTLIKVPYIKEKTATKIIKLREENGGFTNLNQLKNLRYYKKFKYFLKVE
- a CDS encoding DNA double-strand break repair nuclease NurA; the encoded protein is MRPELLNKTYRLKQELSQLAITLSDEITKEEVFSKWNSYEPSPVFRTTAAEDGSLNKKHYLGFYLYSVAGYAINFHQEQEYSEEVVGEIGLSVIKKTELIDQYLRMLMFLCELKALLKLALKEKPEFLLIDGTLSSRFITIFPKTDWFSGEEFEGKIANVAGEFIKELKENLFDEDIAAFSIKNKVIARLVEVLGNKGNRTDVVEATLAKLAYFEYLLLLHKLFYGLDWKPVVIGIAKTSHSTELFNKSLPDIRILHQHITEEGYTKPVYLNLEETKWEFSEIFEMVEREIAFQLKEVSIKYFYSKYDEGRTISLIEVYENPEHTDITPEYIMDTLHYFAVSGYPFPLRKADNEVRITHKDMELIENLLGLQRELHGREGLT
- the obgE gene encoding GTPase ObgE, with the translated sequence MKFVDKAKIYVKGGDGGNGCVAFRREKFVPLGGPAGGNGGKGGDVILQADDRLTTLLDFKHKRHYKAQKGQHGSGSNKHGKNGEDLIIKVPVGTVVKDAETGEIIADLTKNGQTVVVAKGGKGGKGNAAFKTSTNQSPDYAEEGQPGEEKWIELELKLIADIGIVGFPNAGKSTLISVLSNARPKIADYPFTTLAPVLGVLKLDYGKNVVIADIPGLIEGAAEGHGLGHEFLRHIERTKALIHMIDISDYREREPEEAFEVINKEMEKFSPQLLEKPQIVVGNKIDILSDKTEIDRLKRYFEEKGYTFVPVSLATLEGVDKLKEEISKLYEKITGERG
- a CDS encoding DUF87 domain-containing protein, yielding MKILKKEEIYPVLKQLFSSAQKEVKISSPWIKSEVLTTLLDDKNIDIQLIIRGSELEDFAITDIDILKKMKSIGGKVYLNPDIHSKFVIIDNQKAVIGSANITKSGLYEDGNIETAVLIESKQEIKELLQQFEEIKKKSINLFENIAGIVLNSLSSINVEAFLFEELPQQTYIKIPTSETAFLLGRIAVIKELNSSLFSTFYNFASRSMLSETQKIEAVLEQKDELFRKALLFAYLNEKNQNLRIAQIEILAEFNPEKIREKESILKTPMTPPQAGSLIYTLHDEKEIEDIMQINHAGYQMGKPVKFGKLFNTSLNAFIDMEKIYTMHMAVLGTTGSGKTTFVRRVLENMEYSDIQTFIIDLYGEYKKSVKNPHILEIPDILYPVNFDDIKNLFKEYGINFQEKSYEEKKVAAYFRKLLKPDLQIIGFREISLEDAILNAVDMTELKGELRSELLTFLDMLKRDYPEEALRYHTNLTQELFEAINSNKNFIIFDFEKIENPTTRVNIAGLVMKEIFRKAKSDDKKRVVILEEAQNFAPEKGFGEIQAGSSNISYVMARKIATEGRKFDLGLIAITQRPANISKYVLSQLNTQAVFKLINRNDLEAVSVFFEYSKEDIFNILPFLKPGTGFITGLAVPFGILTEIKLG